A region of the Mytilus galloprovincialis chromosome 1, xbMytGall1.hap1.1, whole genome shotgun sequence genome:
tcattcaactgtaggcacaaatcggcagggggtctggggccgctcaaggcccccatcACGTCCAGGGCAGAGCCCTGGTAGGGGGGTTGAGGAGGCGAAGCCCCCCGACGGAAAACAGATTTCAGAGTTTTGGCTgcaaattttatgcacaaaaatattaaattttctggttatttaatcatgataattataatatacatgatgaaaagtttgaagaattaAGAATAATTTGCCATAGCATCTGAATGGTGAATTAGATAACGCAGTACAATTGgacggtctcactaattagcgacaacaagaattttagcgacaacaagcgtcaacaagcgacaagaagcgacaacaagaattattttagcgacaacaagcgacaagaaactatttagcgacaagaaaacattttttttttaattaaaattaattattgcaataaatattaaaagaatatgcaaaagaaaataattttagggacaagaaagttaaaattgatagaaaaaaatgaaacattatttacataatattttatcatctattatgaataacagccagtattacgtttaattattgtattatgagattacttttccttgtgttttagaacatattatttatcttataatttgttttttaaaactctttacgtgcaatatatattaagctcgcaaaatgaattatttgtgcatcattgtcctgaaaatattgacacaaattgtaaaatacaaagaactgaaatcaaacaggaggaaaagaaaattgaaatgtgaatgttttcatctttttatttgtttattgcctcattaaacgatatttatcatgtttatgcatattgattgaagatgaaaggaaattaatgacaatcttgagttttcaacaggtgttcataatttacaatgattgtatattctggcgcgtgtaattgtatagtctgacgcgtgtacaaagttgaaggtgttaattggatgtAAAAGCAATAAAACAGGGCCGGGACACGCGActcgttaatctcatttgatgttccACATGTTTGCTTATCAAGATGGGACcaccatgtacaaaatgtataaatattatgttagATAGGAATGTacatattactatattttaaatgactaaaaataattttaaaaaaatatatatatggaccCCAAGGTAGAACCACGTCCTCGTCGTGGGGTCTGGAAACACGCTTAAATTATAAAGATGGCAAAGCCTGGCTGAGAGTTCTATAAATAAAGCATCGAATTGACATAACAAGAGTACACTTAGAGCATAGTATTaagcaaatgaatcaaaatattatattccattatgcccgctccatatatatctccattcgtttattcatactttgactttgatgaaaacagatacatacattatcttaaacatattcttcatatttaaaaatgaaaagaagctcaatctctttcttcttcacaaatgtttcatttctttGTCTATccttatatataataaaacattttaattacacaTATctgcatatatttaaaaaaaaacaacattaaatacaaatttctttatatctattaaaaaaaaaatgttttcttgtcgctaaatagtcttcttgtcgcttgttgtcgctaaaataattcttgttgtcgcttcttgtcgcttgttgtcgcttgttgtcgcttcttgacgcttgttgtcgctaattagtgagaccccaattggaaaatcaaatgttaaaaaaaaattatttacaatatgtactgccCATAGATCCGCGTATCCttttaattaagcagtacaccctgtttggtattttcaaatctattccgttatgatcgatatatacgtttaacttaaagttataagaaacgagtgaccggtgaaaaataatgttcttccaattcttgaaccaatgcatacaaacatcataaacttagtcttctgtgcacgaatttatcattttttttcgcataaatttcgtataatcgtcaatttttttttcaatcggtcagtgttgttgtgaaaatatggcaagttcgtgttttgaagccgaagtttaacgattgtcacctgttcgtcaacaatcaacaaaaagtcaacaaaaaaacatggcaattgagcacgtgtttaacatgtaaattcagataatagtttattttaaggacctccatgcgtattgcgatcaccggatttttacgagatgggtcacactgaggtcactttgcatacggaaaatatgtcggggaaattgcttcctggaaggaagcaattaaaataaaataatcttcttctaaatatgaataaattaaagaattttcttcagaaaaaagtatatgtacataagtcttataatgtaaactatccattgatttataaaaaaaaacatatgcattatttttttcaattggaggtttcttatgactttaattgatAGTACATATTTACGATCATTCATTAAAAAGATAGACACGTGCACGTAAACACTGATGTTGCTATATAATAACACTGTAATAGGTGTTgtacaggacgaaggtctggagatttgaaaatgccatgcattggaaaatgatgGATTATTGGTTAGGAGCAGAAACTTTGtctttcagtagaccaactacgacctcctcaaagagtggcattctctctacaactaggcataatatttaatttccccattctgaccagacatGACTACGTATTTATATATCCTGCACAaccaaacggacgaccaacattggcaagtcgggtgaagacaaagtggaaagctagttgaaaactaacaacaactaattaaaaattcatgtgtgtaagttgaggttcattcaagtttttgttgatagaattgaaatgatctgaaccaaagttctagtttatagtttctatacaaggtacacacataaaaacattcaattctgtccaatattccattcactaaggacgagagactagtgtacacatgacattcgataattagagttgtgacaacttcactggagttcatgtacatataacgttgtttattatttttttttaacaaaaaaaaaaaaatatttgtgaaaaaattatgtgtaggcacgtgcctaaagtgcctaacggcagctacgcccctgaccGTGTAAGGTTaaaatcgatcatgcccgcttggttagtacctatatccggtgtacCGATGATACACGGTGTTAATACAGTTTCTGTTATGACAAAACCATAAAAACTTTACATTGACAAAAgcaccatgaaattgaggtcaagtttaTATGATACCCAGCAAGACAGACGTGTGcacctttcaatcattccatacacatgAATAAGATGGGCCGagccggtcatgcttcagtgattccctatataaataACCAAATTTTTCACAGAAAAGGGGGGGGCTGGGCCCCATGGGCActctctaaatccgcctctggctTGAAAACCTCTATGATACAACTGCTTTGCTTGTAAAATGGAAGCAATTTGGGTTCTTAATTGGTGCAATTTGGATACTGTGacatacaacaaatggaagtttttaacgaccttgactggctatacagcccttgcacggtcggtaaacTGTGACATAAGCCTAAAGTTTGGACTATTATACTGTAATCtataaaaaaatcgccccacacTTAATCGCCCCTCTTTTTCAAAAACTCGCCCTACTTTCTAAAAAATcaccccactcttgtttaccaactcgccccaaCTATGAAACAGGCTTAAATCCCATTGCAAATAGGTTGGATAAAGATGCAATCCCCTTGTATATCTATGTCCCTGCCCCACTTCAATACCCATGAATTAAAACCTTAGTTATAAAATGCTATAAATCAAATTGCTGTTATTTGAAATCCTTCAATTGTATGATTATGATTCAATTAACAGGTTTATTTGCAATTGTTATACAAATAACTTAGCTTTCAAGTATAAAGTTATTCTCCAATAAGGATACGAATATGTATTTGCAATTATATTCTAAGAATGTTAAACATCATTTTTTCCGTgaataagtggggcgagttgaccgGGGAAACATGAACGGGATTTAACTCTTTTCCAAGTGAGCCTGCATAAGCATATGGCAgattttacagtattgtgttcTGTCTCCTACTTTCATGTTGCTAACGTGACGGAGACAAAAatgagtaacgttagcgacatttggacatgtcacatgagcaacaacatctttaaaagttaaaatgtatgcacacagtgatgtttaatatatgcctggagtaataaaattgtacagtctggtttaaaatttctaaatatacagaatgtcatttgcaggtgtactttatatcaaatgaatacacaagaaaccaaaaaatgagtaacgttagcgacatttggacatgtcacatgagcaacaacatctttaaaagttaaaatgtatgcacacagtgatgtttaatatatgcctggagtaataaaattgtacagtctggtttaaaatttctaaatatacagaatgtcatttgcaggtgtactttatatcaaatgaatacacaagaaaccaattcgTAAAAGTAACATTAGCAACATCTACTATCATGACATTACGTTTTGTTGCGAACGTCTTTTTGATGGACGGAATACATTTAAGGTCCTCTTGTCACGATATTACATACAACTTACCTTCTTTGCTTCCCCATCATGTGAAGGAACTGACTCCGAATCTATTTCTGCAAAGGGCAATATCGTAACTCCTATACAGGAGAGTTACAGATCTAAAtcaacttccgaagcaaggttgtcggctctcCGAACATTCCCGAAGTCCTGCGTTTAACACCCTTGATTGTTGAGTTTATGAGCTTCAGTCCTTGCTTGGAAGTTGGATCTAAATATATGTTGCTCACGTGACACTGATTTGGACGGAAACGTCGAGCAGTAACgttcgcaaaaaataaaacagccaatgATATTGATTCCTCAAGTCCTTTGACCCCCTTACATCATCaaaatttaatatgattgctattttcaattatttataaaacccgggataaaaataactacaatggGCTGTCTGAGAACCAACAAGAAAATTGCGATCGTGACATACAACAATGGACGGAAAAGACGTGACGTtagcaacaatattattaaattaccttttttagcctttaccaataaaaatctgccttaaagttatgattaaaacacaaaagaagactttttattaaaatataagtccatgttattaggctccacttataaataatacttcaaaattccactccaaataagctggatgtcagtaaagtaggtcatgatgtctattccatgtccaatattttgaaattgaaaaccctctaattctaacaaaaaacacaaacacagagtaatttttattttaatttactcagaaagacacattttattcaataacataatgcattactccattacacagtctgtttcacagtttcagcaattgcttttttgatggatgcaaaaaaacaatacttccttcttattgtaaaatctgccataaagcataaaagatttatttaaagtcggttatacatataacaatacaacataagctctgtagagcttttatccgacatacatataagacaagcacaatacataaaacacataaaacatgcaaaataaataatgttatcaagCACAACAATTAATTAGCACAATTAAAGCATATAAGCAAACATAAAATGCAGATAAACTAACATTCATGCAATAGCAATTATAAAGCACTAAAAGTAATCCAAGCAttaagaacacaaataaaaaaaaaaattatgccaaATAATTTAAAAGCCAGAGTATACATGATCAATAAATAAACTGATCTACAGCTCATTGAGATCTGCAGGAGGAACACTGACACGAACTGCCCTCCCAATTACCAACCAAACCTTTGAACTGACCCAATGGCATTTCGTCCCTCATTTTATTTGGCAGTTCGTTCCAGAGTTTGGCTCCTGCATATCTAAATGAGTGTAGCCCATGGGTAGTTGTCCTTACCCTGGGAACATCTGCTATGTTGTTATTTCTAAAAgagtaattacattttttaatttcaataagttCATGTAGATATAATGgacattgtttattaataattttatataccTCTATTGCTATCATTCTAATTCTTCTAATTTCTAAGCttggtaattttgatttaattaataGTTGTTCATAGGTACTACAATAGTCTTCATATATAAATCTAAGGGCACGCTCCtgtattttctctatttttctggTGTTACACTCACCACAGAAGTGCCATATTACAGgacaataattaaaatttgacattataaatgaataatatatagtAAGTCTacctaattttgttaaatttttaccaATACgtttaagtacatgtaattgtctTGATGCCTTTTTACAAATATTGGAAATATGGGCATCAAACTTAAGTTGATAATCAATTGTTACACCCaataattttacttctttttcacaatgtataatattaccatctaaattaaatgaaatgtttttattttcagttttcttgCCTATGGCTATTGCCTGAAATTTGTCAGGGTTGGCCTTCATATGATTTAGACTGAACCAATTTATTAGCTCTAAGctttctttttctaaaatatttaccaCAGTGTCTATATCAGAGTGTGAATATGATAAAGTATTGTCATCTGCATAATTATACAATGAActgtttgaaacaaaatgaaaaatgtcattcaagaaaatgttaaaaagtacAGGTCCTAATATAGAGCCTTGCggcacacctttatatatatctttcCAGGTACTAATATCTATACCAACTTTTacacattgttttcttttacttAAATAGCTGTCTATTAAGCTTAAAGCTGTTTCCGATAACCCATATGCCTTtagttttaaaattagcaaatcaTGGGGAAGGCAATCAAAGGCTTTCGAGAGGTCCATCAACACAGCAGCAATATATTGATTATCATCAATAGCCTTCTTCCAATCCTCAATGATTTTCAAAAGTGCTGTCTGGCAGCCGTATCCTGCTCTAAAGGCAGACAAATATGggtgaaatatattttgaaaaaaatcaactagCTGCTTGAAGATGGCTCTCTCGAAAAACTTTGATACAACAGGTAAAATACTGACTGGCCTATAGTTGCCAACTTCCAGTTGACTATTCTTCTTGTGAAGTGGCACCACTTGAGCCTCTTTAAGTTTGTCTGGAAATACAGAGTGCTCAATagatttgtttattaattttgttattggTGTCACAACTGCTGGTTTTGCCAATTTCAGTATTTTAACGGATAACCCGTCTTTACCTGTAGCCTTATTAATACcaagtttgtttatttgtttttctacaAACTTCTCTTCTATacattcaaaaattaaattaccTTCAGTTCTACAATTATTATATATAGCTTTTATACTAGGGTGGTTCTGATCTACAGTACAGTCTGATCCAATATCTTTTGCTacattaacaaaaaaatcattaaacataTTAGCAACCTTTGACTGATCATTTATAATGTTATCATTGTCACATAAAATAATGTTGTTCTCAAAATAACTACCTTTGTTGGTTAAAAAAGGTTTTATGGTGGGCCAAAAGTCTTTACTTTTTGGTCCCCCTACACAACGCtctataaaataatttctaaCTGATTTACGCTTGATCTTGTTTACAAAATTTCTTTGGGCTCTGTATTTTTCCCAGTTTTTCTTAGATTTTaccttattgtatttattgtacaACATCTTTTTCTTAAATATAGATTGCCTAAGCTCTTGATTCATAAATGGAGCAGGACTTTGTACATTTTTTCGTTGTTTCAATGgtatatgtttatttacagtATTTAGAAGAAGAGcctcgatttttttaaaagtggggcgagttggtaaaccAGATTGAGCGCTTTTtttaaaagtggggcgagttggtgaaaaagtggggcgatttagTGTGGGGCGGTTTGTCCTGCTTCCCTGTATTAAAGACAAGACAAATAAATGGGCTCCAGTTTTATAGTTCGTTGTGGTTTAATAGGATTGGTTATAAGTCTCATTTTAGGaaaattgtctccctttgtcATTGCTTCCGGTAtaagaaaaaattaacaaaaatgatcTCTAAAGATAAGTAATCCTGGATGTTCTGTGAAAATGGGACAGAAAGTATCTGGTTTGACCAACAAAGTAACAAGATCTGTTTCTTCGTTATTTTCCCACTCAGAAGAAACACAAGAATCAGCCCTTGCTACTCAGAGAGCAACTCCGTTCGTCTATAAAAGAACAAGGTtagtattagtccaaataattatgacgtctggcaaggctatttaatttttttctgggacaccttcctcaacacgtcacagaaaaaaaattgaaatagccTTGCcaaacgtcataattatttggactaggttaGTCTAAAATAGTTTAAACTGTAAAAGTGTGGTGTTTGAATACcatcctttttttttacattgtataaacagtcagggatataactctatagggttattacaggaaaataacatacatttgttattgtagactaaaaaatcaaagaactgtgataacataCGTATGTTATATAattcaaagggacaatatacatcattaatttcgttaaaatttgtaaaagttctattgatattacatgtacaaaaaaatgtacttttGTCTATATGTACactttaataactatttaaagATATAGTTTGCCATTTTGCATAATACACCTACATGTTATCACAGAAAAAatatgcctgtaataactaaagggtgttatCACAGCTTCTCTATATCACTTCAAAAGATTTGCTCAGACATATATCatgcttaattacaatgtattttaatttattgtaaggaataatgaccagagcatgtaatgaggttctgCGCAAGTTTCTCAATAGTTCTCAAGTGCCttatataataagttacattcctttaataactaagccttgttatTACAGCTAACTTTATCCCTTAATAGCCTCGTCTCATTGATTTATCAtggttaatcaaaaatgtattaatttaattaagaaattagttatcaaggctatgcatttagtttctgtgcaaagtctcaagagttccctagagcccactataaatgaaataattttacaaataacaaacatatgttattacagatttagaaaattttaggaagaaaatctgtaataacacacacaagttattttctgtaataaccctatatagagttatatctctgaatgataaatgtataacttTTTTATATCCAACctgaaatgcattttttttcgGTTTCTTAACTGTCTCCTGTAGGTGTATTCTCAACAAACCATTTTATAACATGCAAAATACACCTTTTAAGGTTCATCTGAAGGAATTCGAATTGCATGGCTGTACCTAGGTATATAAATGTTATATGAAgtctatgtttcagaaaattaatgaCTAACCTggattttgacatgcattttttaccagtctgcagaagatagcaaaataaacaaacacacaagtTTCATTTAATACAGTCCACTCAGTTACATATTTTAAATCACCTATTTGTTTACAGGtttctattgtccatctattgtccatttaaatcaatactactcacaacactgattatatgaggggagcttctcaaacACTTTcccaacatattttatttttgcaccttctgcaggaatgaaaaaaaaagaatagcaaaatccagaaaagtttataaatttctgaaccataaaatgcatttaaaatttaatttatctagccatgccttaaaactttcgcAGGTTCATAGGTTTTTCTGTACTCAGAGTTAAATTTGTGGTGTTAATACATGTACGGCCATTtaagccaaaaggttatgatgaacctcaagttttaaaacacaaataatcTTCTGGATATATATTACCTGTAACGTGTAATTTGGGTCTTACTTATTAACCTTATCACTATTTGAGAATCTGCGCCTGTTGTACTATTGAAGTCAAACAACAATCTCTTTTCCATTGTGGCTTCAGATATTGTTTATTATGACATAAAAGTTTTACCATGTTTACGGGAATCTTTATTATGTCCAGTATAAATGgtggacaaatagcaataaggtgtattgcaTGTAGGCGTCAATTAGAATAATTTAGTGACAATGAATTAATTAATAATAGTTCTAAATCATACAAAACACATAAAGGTTTGTATTGAAGGGGACATGTCTTTAGACTTTATTCttgaatttttcatttgtatgtttttttcaatgTCTTTGAATTTTTCTAAAATCTAACAATTCTTTTTCTTTCAGTTCTATGTTTTTTGATGAAGAAGGTGACCTTGCACATGAATTTTATGAGGAGGTATTTGATGCTGGCCATTCAAGAATGAAAAGACAGTATAAAAATTTAAGACCACAGGTAAATATAGCCATCAAggaattatgtttattttttcaataattagtGTTGttagtttgatttttgtttttcaaaaagtGAATTTGCGAGTGTGGCCTTGGCttgtaaggccaaaaaaaaatatatgtccgtttcctgtttcccgaccgaccctgactcaaacccccgaccctagatctttttattcaaatccggaaaaaaatcgtttccggTCCGGAAAAATTCATTTCCGGTCCGATtcagatccgtattttactatgcccaaacaatcaaaatggctgctcccagcacaaatgtgctacaattaaggtttaaaaaatgtcagcactgggaggattattcaattaaagcttctttaaagggaataaatcattttggggtacaggaccctaaccaaacatgacatgtaaccgactgcaaatctgacacggagtgcaaaaataaaaaaaaaaaaaaaaaaaaaaaaaaaaatcccgacctaccgaccctgatttatttgccttggaagcaggaaacagacatatatttttttttggcctaaaacACGTAATTTAATTGTGATGTGTACAACTGAAGGAGTTTCTGAATTCGTTTCAATTGTAAAACTCATTTCACACACATATCAATTATCAGGggtattacaaaatgtactttactttaaaattgtttttttttattgccccCATCGCACTTGCCTCAACTAATTATTATGAAATTGATACACAACAGTGGtggatctttaaaaaaatataaggagGCCCACTGACTACCTAAgagggcctgctccagtcattcttcagtgattccctaaatagTCAACCACAaattgaaaaaggggggggggctggaAAACATAAATCCGTCTCTGCTCAAAGCCTGTTTACCACAGAACACCGATAAATTTTACGTTTGGGTgatgtcacttttactgttcttatgttgtgtccctttaaaatgttatttgcaagcgggggcatcatctgtgtccaatgctCTGTCTTACACAGAAAGTTTTTCATAAACTTAAATTAATGAAATggaattttttattttgcattgtaATAAAATTTACCAATGTAAAGTTATCAATTTTAGCTGTATCTTTGATATTCTATAATAAAGGTCAATTCATCTGCAGTAAACTTTAGAAATAATAGAGTCAAGACATGTAGAATGTCagttattatatttgtttgtttgtttcaggGAGAGGTTGAGTTACCATATCCAAAACTACATCCAGATTTACCTATCGTGATGTGTGAACTTGAAGCAATTCGGTGATGAACTTTAAACTTAGTATTAGGTTAAATCTCAATCTATATGTGTTGTATCAAAATAGCATTTCATAAGTGTACCAATACCATAGGACTACAGTACCCCTATACAATGTCTGTCATTTACTGCCATTTAACTAATTTTTTGTGTATTGCCTGAACGTCCTTGAAGTACATCATAGATATTATATTAGATACAGGAACAAATCATGTAGAAACTTTGTAAAATCAAAACTCATATTTTAGCTGATAGAAACAATCACTAGATTTTGAAAAGTTCAATATAGTTTTATAACATAACTAAGACAGATTTCACTTTTTATTACTCGTCACAGAATGTTTTAGGGACCATTTGATTTCAAAATGGCCAGAATTTAATTTTTCGAAGACATACATTACTATAAAATTAGTTGAAGGTCtcacaatttaagaaaaaaaaagatggttaaaaatggacataaatttTACAAACATGTAGATTGAAGAATACAtgaaaatcattataaattattcatattatttatCTACTAGCGTACAAGGGTAAATGAATAGGAATTGGAAAGATGATGTGAGGCATTATCTTATTTGATATTGGCAGTGTTCTCCCCAGTATGTTAAAATAGCACTGTAGGGATTGAAATTTAAAGGAGGTAGAACTTCATTTTTAATGCTATCTTTTGTCTATCTGTTCAGATAGCACCATGGTGCTATAAGGTCTGGTGAAAACCAGCTATTTTATGTTTTGGCTTCCAATGATATTACCCGAATTTAAAGTtgaacaaagttttttttatttatttgtttgtcttgACAACATTAATTTTGCAGCTTGAACATCATTCCATAGTTTTTAAATCTCCATCATTCCATTTTAAAATTTCTGAAAGCCATTTAGAACATTTACAATGGAAAATTTACAGTTGTGTTGGGGCAAATACAAATGATATTACCAGTAATTATTGGTTTAAATGTTCTCTcaacttaaaacatatttttaaactttaatcTGTTCCTGCTAAAAACCAGTAACTACATTTCAGTGTTCATTTTGTATCAGATGATGTTAAAAATAAACCGATCGAACCATGTTATGAAAGTATTATTTATAGGAAGTCTGTTTACAAGTTGTGTATGTAACAATTGTGATAACATAATGTATTTGTGATATTTATGAATTCGTTGTCATAGCTCTCATCTTTTGTAAATAAA
Encoded here:
- the LOC143075909 gene encoding tumor suppressor candidate 2-like — translated: MGQKVSGLTNKVTRSVSSLFSHSEETQESALATQRATPFVYKRTSSMFFDEEGDLAHEFYEEVFDAGHSRMKRQYKNLRPQGEVELPYPKLHPDLPIVMCELEAIR